One Bacillota bacterium genomic region harbors:
- a CDS encoding group II intron reverse transcriptase/maturase: DRPWKRGFLGFSFTQERKPRVRLAAKARERFPGRIREITGRSNGRNMGHRISALNVCLRGWMGCFRMAETPSVFHGLGEWIRRRLRMCLLGQWKRPLTRRRNLVALGIPEDWARNISGSRKGYRRLALTPQLSKALGLAYWRNQGLLSLSDLYSSYR, from the coding sequence CGACCGGCCGTGGAAGCGAGGGTTCCTGGGGTTCTCGTTCACCCAGGAGCGTAAGCCCCGTGTCCGTCTAGCGGCTAAGGCTCGTGAGAGGTTCCCCGGAAGGATCCGCGAGATCACCGGCCGCAGCAACGGCAGGAACATGGGACATAGGATCTCCGCGCTGAATGTCTGCCTCCGGGGTTGGATGGGTTGCTTCAGGATGGCTGAGACCCCGAGCGTCTTCCACGGGCTCGGCGAATGGATACGGAGACGGCTGCGGATGTGCCTGCTCGGGCAGTGGAAGAGGCCCTTGACCAGGCGTCGAAACCTCGTCGCCCTGGGCATTCCAGAGGATTGGGCTAGGAACATAAGCGGGTCCCGCAAGGGGTACCGGAGGCTTGCGCTCACTCCTCAGTTGAGCAAAGCCCTCGGCCTCGCCTACTGGCGAAACCAAGGGCTCCTGAGTCTATCGGATCTCTACAGCTCGTATCGTTAG